Proteins encoded within one genomic window of Balneolaceae bacterium:
- the rpoC gene encoding DNA-directed RNA polymerase subunit beta' — protein sequence MPSTQTLTVKKDFNKIGISLASAETILSRSHGEVLTPETINYRTFKPEMDGLFCEKIFGPVKDYECHCGKYKRIRYKGIICDRCGVEVTRKAVRRERMGHITLTVPIVHIWYFKSLPSKLAYLLGYSSKNLEKIVYYETFVVINPGFARDLGYKRGDMISEEEKFDILDQLPEDHYEMDNDDEDKFIVKDGAEAIEELLTDMDLDGLAYTLRDEVKNETSQMRKKKKLKRLQVIESFRSANQHTENDPRWMIQSVIPVIPPELRPLVPLEGGRFATSDLNDLYRRVIIRNNRLKRLIDIKAPDVILRNEKRMLQEAVDSLYDNSRKSNAVRNNNRPLKSLSDMLKGKSGRFRQNLLGKRVDYSGRSVIVVGPELKMHECGLPKEMAVELYKPFVIRRLIERGYVKTVKSAKKVVDRREQAVWEVLENVIDGHPVLLNRAPTLHRLGIQAYQPVLIEEKAIRLHPLSCTAFNADFDGDQMAVHLPLSHDAVLEASILMLGSHNILSPASGGPIAVPSQDMILGIYYLTKMGNGKRGEGKTFANPDEVLVAYDQNKIDVHAKINVRIPKVNEEGETEYEIIKTTTGRVLFNRIVPENIPFVNKTLGKKELRTLIGDIHSSTGTTVTADFLDKMKAMGFERATTGGLSFSLEDIIIPDAKQQLIDKAQSEVAEIQDRYEMGFITDNERYNQVIDKWTSTTNRVSETLFQSLADDKDGFNAVFMMADSGARGSKEQIRQLGGMRGLMAKPQKSSMQQGNEVIENPILSSFREGLTVLEYFISTHGARKGLADTALKTADAGYLTRRLVDVSQDIIINEDDCGTLRGIKMKALKDNEDIIESLENRIIGRVSMHEIRDPISDEHICDANELITEKIAKKIAETNIEEVEIRSVLTCETERGVCAKCYGRDMSRNALVQTGEAVGVIAAQSIGEPGTQLTLRTFHVGGTASRMESDSQHKAKFDGKIEFENVRIVEYDDGEEIHNVVLSRAGEMKIVGEDGKILNTYNVPYGSEMLVEEGDKVPKGMPLCKWDPYNALIFSELDGKVEYKDIIEEITYTADTDAQTGHREKVIIDSRDRSLVPTLVVKGDDDRIRENTLPVETHIVVDDGEKVQAGQILAKIPRAASKSKDITAGLPRVTELFEARSPSDPATVSEIDGIVRMGGRKRGSQEVIVESKDGTEEKKYLISLSKHILVQENDFVKAGQALSDGTIPAQEILNILGPFAVQSYLVNEIQEVYRLQGVKINDKHIEVIVRTMMQKVEVTDPGDTMFLEGDKVDRFELNNKNDELIGKFVVTDPGGSDLKRGATLDRREVREYNNEMIQEGLDELQTREAEPAISKPILLGITRASLSTESWLSAASFQETTKVLTQASIEAKKDHLRGLKENVIVGHKVPAGTGLQKYEELIVGSKADLDEQDEDIQKVFETLGADNPEAEEENE from the coding sequence TTGCCGTCTACACAAACATTAACTGTTAAAAAAGACTTCAACAAAATCGGGATCTCTTTGGCATCTGCCGAGACTATTCTATCCCGTTCACATGGAGAAGTTCTTACACCTGAAACGATCAATTACAGAACATTCAAACCGGAAATGGATGGTCTTTTCTGTGAAAAGATCTTCGGTCCGGTGAAAGATTATGAATGCCACTGTGGAAAATACAAGCGCATCCGTTACAAAGGAATTATCTGTGACCGCTGCGGTGTTGAAGTTACCCGAAAAGCAGTACGAAGAGAGCGTATGGGGCATATTACCCTCACAGTTCCTATTGTACATATCTGGTATTTCAAATCCCTGCCGAGTAAATTAGCTTATCTGCTGGGCTACTCTTCAAAGAATTTAGAAAAGATTGTTTACTACGAAACCTTTGTAGTTATTAATCCTGGTTTTGCCAGAGATCTTGGCTACAAACGTGGTGATATGATTTCAGAAGAGGAGAAGTTCGATATTCTGGACCAACTTCCGGAAGATCATTATGAAATGGATAATGATGACGAAGACAAATTCATCGTAAAAGATGGTGCCGAAGCTATTGAGGAACTTCTCACCGACATGGATTTGGATGGTCTTGCTTACACTCTGAGAGACGAGGTAAAAAATGAAACGTCTCAGATGCGTAAGAAGAAAAAGCTAAAGAGACTCCAGGTTATTGAGTCTTTCCGTTCTGCAAATCAACATACTGAGAATGATCCACGATGGATGATTCAAAGTGTGATTCCGGTTATTCCTCCGGAATTGAGACCACTTGTTCCATTGGAAGGCGGCCGTTTTGCAACATCTGATCTGAATGATCTCTACCGGCGGGTTATTATCAGAAACAATCGTTTGAAGAGATTGATAGATATTAAAGCTCCTGATGTAATTCTCAGAAATGAGAAACGAATGCTGCAGGAAGCGGTTGATTCTCTGTATGACAACTCAAGAAAATCTAATGCAGTAAGGAACAACAACCGACCTCTGAAATCTCTCAGCGATATGCTGAAAGGAAAGAGTGGTCGATTCCGCCAAAATCTACTTGGTAAACGTGTTGACTATTCCGGCCGATCTGTAATTGTTGTAGGCCCGGAACTGAAAATGCACGAGTGTGGTCTGCCGAAAGAGATGGCTGTTGAACTTTACAAACCTTTTGTAATTCGACGCCTCATTGAGCGTGGATATGTGAAGACGGTGAAAAGTGCCAAGAAAGTTGTTGACAGGCGAGAACAGGCTGTTTGGGAAGTTCTCGAAAATGTAATTGACGGACACCCGGTTCTGTTGAATCGTGCTCCGACTTTGCACAGGTTAGGTATTCAGGCATATCAACCGGTCTTAATTGAAGAGAAAGCCATTCGATTGCACCCGCTCTCATGTACAGCGTTTAATGCTGACTTTGACGGTGATCAGATGGCTGTTCACCTTCCGTTGAGTCATGATGCGGTTCTTGAAGCATCTATCCTGATGCTTGGCTCGCATAACATCTTAAGCCCTGCCAGTGGCGGACCGATTGCGGTTCCTTCGCAGGATATGATTTTAGGTATTTATTACCTCACTAAGATGGGCAATGGTAAACGTGGTGAAGGTAAAACTTTTGCTAATCCGGATGAAGTACTGGTTGCTTATGATCAGAACAAGATCGACGTTCATGCCAAGATCAACGTTCGAATTCCAAAAGTGAACGAAGAGGGTGAGACGGAATATGAAATCATTAAAACCACAACAGGCCGGGTTCTGTTTAATAGAATTGTGCCTGAGAATATTCCATTTGTGAATAAGACGCTTGGTAAGAAGGAGTTGAGAACACTTATTGGCGACATTCACAGTTCTACGGGAACGACTGTTACAGCCGATTTTCTTGACAAAATGAAAGCGATGGGCTTTGAACGAGCTACTACAGGTGGACTTTCGTTCAGCCTTGAAGATATCATTATACCGGATGCTAAGCAGCAATTAATTGATAAAGCTCAGTCTGAAGTAGCTGAAATCCAGGATCGTTATGAAATGGGTTTCATTACAGATAATGAGCGATACAACCAGGTTATTGACAAGTGGACAAGCACAACAAATCGAGTATCTGAAACACTCTTTCAGAGTCTGGCAGACGATAAGGATGGATTTAATGCCGTCTTTATGATGGCCGATTCAGGTGCTCGTGGTTCGAAAGAACAGATCCGTCAGCTTGGTGGTATGCGTGGATTGATGGCCAAGCCGCAGAAAAGTTCTATGCAGCAGGGCAATGAGGTTATTGAAAATCCAATTTTGTCAAGTTTCCGTGAAGGGCTCACTGTTCTTGAATACTTTATTTCAACACACGGTGCTCGTAAAGGATTGGCCGATACGGCTCTGAAAACGGCCGATGCCGGTTACCTTACACGACGACTGGTTGATGTTTCACAGGATATCATTATTAATGAGGACGATTGTGGAACACTGCGTGGAATTAAGATGAAGGCTCTCAAAGACAATGAAGATATCATTGAAAGTCTTGAGAACAGGATTATTGGCCGAGTGTCTATGCATGAGATTCGTGACCCTATTAGTGATGAACATATCTGTGATGCCAATGAATTGATTACAGAGAAAATTGCTAAGAAAATTGCTGAAACGAACATAGAAGAAGTTGAAATTCGTTCAGTACTAACCTGCGAAACAGAACGTGGCGTGTGTGCGAAATGCTATGGTCGTGATATGTCGCGAAACGCTCTTGTTCAAACAGGTGAAGCAGTTGGAGTAATTGCGGCTCAGTCTATTGGTGAGCCGGGTACACAGCTGACACTTCGAACGTTCCACGTAGGTGGTACGGCATCTCGTATGGAATCTGATTCACAACACAAAGCGAAATTCGATGGAAAAATTGAATTCGAAAACGTACGTATTGTTGAATACGACGACGGCGAAGAGATACACAATGTTGTACTAAGCCGTGCGGGAGAAATGAAGATTGTTGGTGAAGACGGTAAAATTCTGAATACATACAATGTACCTTATGGTTCAGAAATGCTTGTTGAAGAGGGAGATAAAGTTCCTAAAGGAATGCCTCTTTGTAAGTGGGATCCATATAACGCACTGATATTCAGTGAACTTGACGGAAAAGTCGAGTACAAGGATATTATTGAGGAGATTACATACACCGCTGATACCGATGCTCAAACCGGACACAGGGAGAAAGTAATTATCGATTCCCGAGACCGATCGCTTGTTCCTACTCTTGTAGTGAAAGGAGATGATGATCGAATTCGTGAGAATACACTACCTGTTGAAACTCATATCGTTGTAGACGATGGTGAGAAAGTTCAGGCTGGTCAGATTCTGGCTAAGATTCCGCGTGCTGCTTCCAAATCGAAAGATATTACAGCGGGTCTGCCGCGTGTAACCGAGTTGTTCGAGGCACGGTCACCAAGTGACCCGGCTACGGTATCTGAGATTGACGGTATTGTAAGAATGGGCGGAAGAAAACGAGGTTCTCAGGAAGTAATCGTTGAGAGCAAGGACGGAACCGAAGAGAAGAAATATTTGATCTCGCTGTCTAAGCATATCCTCGTTCAGGAAAATGACTTTGTGAAAGCTGGTCAGGCACTTTCTGATGGTACTATACCCGCTCAGGAGATCCTCAACATTCTTGGACCGTTTGCTGTACAGTCTTACCTGGTGAATGAGATTCAGGAAGTTTACCGATTGCAGGGTGTGAAAATCAATGACAAGCATATTGAGGTTATTGTTCGCACAATGATGCAGAAGGTTGAAGTAACCGATCCCGGTGATACGATGTTCCTTGAAGGCGACAAAGTTGACCGGTTCGAACTCAACAACAAGAATGATGAATTGATCGGTAAGTTTGTTGTTACCGATCCGGGTGGAAGTGACCTGAAAAGAGGAGCCACTCTGGACAGGCGTGAAGTTCGGGAGTACAACAACGAAATGATCCAGGAAGGTTTAGACGAATTACAGACACGAGAAGCAGAACCGGCAATCTCGAAACCGATACTGCTTGGAATTACGCGTGCTTCGCTTTCAACTGAAAGTTGGTTGTCTGCCGCATCATTCCAGGAAACCACAAAAGTTCTTACACAGGCTTCCATCGAGGCGAAGAAAGATCACCTCCGCGGCCTGAAAGAGAATGTTATTGTGGGTCACAAAGTACCTGCCGGTACAGGACTGCAGAAATACGAAGAACTCATTGTGGGTTCTAAAGCAGATCTCGACGAGCAGGACGAGGATATCCAAAAAGTGTTTGAAACACTTGGAGCGGATAATCCGGAAGCGGAAGAGGAAAACGAATAA
- a CDS encoding YtxH domain-containing protein has protein sequence MSKSGKDFALGLLTGAALGTVVTLLYAPDSGSNTRGRLSYQLSKYVDEINGMIKKLQNEKEKYSSDAKKKGDDVVTDAKKRADDLIKEAETLLENIEKSKKN, from the coding sequence ATGAGTAAATCAGGAAAAGATTTTGCACTTGGATTGCTAACAGGAGCTGCACTTGGTACTGTCGTTACGTTACTTTATGCCCCTGATTCAGGATCCAACACACGGGGTCGACTCTCTTACCAGTTGAGCAAGTATGTTGATGAAATCAATGGGATGATTAAAAAACTCCAAAATGAAAAAGAAAAATATTCATCGGATGCAAAAAAGAAGGGAGATGATGTTGTAACCGATGCAAAAAAACGTGCAGATGATCTTATAAAAGAAGCTGAAACTCTTCTTGAAAATATTGAGAAGTCGAAAAAGAATTAA
- the fsa gene encoding fructose-6-phosphate aldolase: MKFFIDTADLNEIQEANDLGVLDGVTTNPSLCHKVGVSDFEGHIAKICEIVDGDVSAEVISTEYDEIIEEGRNIAEIADNVVVKVPLIKDGIKAIKTFSEEGIKTNCTLCFSATQAMIAAKAGATYISPFIGRVDDISNDGMTIIEDIVQIYDNYGFETEILAASIRHPMHVLEAAKLGADVATMPLNVIEQLLKHPLTDNGLERFIADWEKLQESLKK; this comes from the coding sequence ATGAAATTTTTTATTGATACTGCCGATCTGAATGAAATTCAGGAAGCCAATGATCTTGGTGTTCTTGATGGAGTAACAACAAATCCCAGCCTTTGCCATAAAGTAGGAGTCAGTGATTTTGAAGGACATATCGCAAAAATTTGTGAGATTGTTGATGGTGATGTTTCCGCTGAGGTAATTTCAACCGAATATGATGAAATTATAGAAGAAGGAAGAAATATCGCCGAAATCGCGGATAATGTTGTTGTAAAAGTTCCCTTGATTAAAGACGGCATTAAAGCGATTAAAACATTTTCGGAAGAGGGCATTAAAACCAATTGTACACTTTGTTTTTCTGCTACTCAGGCTATGATTGCCGCTAAAGCAGGAGCCACTTACATCTCACCATTTATTGGCCGTGTGGACGATATTTCTAACGATGGAATGACAATTATTGAAGATATTGTTCAAATTTACGACAACTATGGCTTTGAGACGGAGATTCTTGCAGCAAGTATTCGTCATCCAATGCATGTATTAGAAGCTGCAAAACTTGGTGCCGATGTTGCTACAATGCCGTTGAATGTGATTGAGCAATTACTCAAACATCCGCTTACAGATAACGGACTTGAGCGGTTTATCGCCGATTGGGAAAAACTTCAGGAAAGTTTGAAGAAGTAA
- a CDS encoding SMP-30/gluconolactonase/LRE family protein: MVRLIFYVFALFLIVNFSLQAQSPVIADGAKLNLVSNQFSFTEGPAADSEGNVYFTDQPNNDIWIYTVEGELNKFMDESGRSNGLYFADNGNLLACADEENELWSITPYMEVEVLVDDYNGKRLNGPNDLWPDPKGGIYFTDPYYQREYWDHTEKEIKEERVYYLTPDREDLIIVADDLVQPNGIIGTPDGNTLYVADIGDGKTYSYSIEGDGSLSNKTLLTEMGSDGVTLDEEGNLYLTGDGVTVFNQNGEQIEHIPVPQNWTANVTFGGADMRTLFITASTAVYTLDMKITGIQ; this comes from the coding sequence ATGGTTCGATTAATTTTTTACGTTTTCGCACTTTTTCTAATTGTCAATTTTTCACTCCAGGCCCAAAGCCCTGTCATTGCAGACGGGGCAAAACTTAACCTGGTATCCAACCAATTCTCATTCACAGAAGGACCTGCGGCTGACAGTGAAGGAAACGTCTACTTCACCGATCAACCCAATAACGACATCTGGATTTACACGGTTGAGGGCGAGTTGAATAAGTTTATGGATGAATCGGGCCGCTCGAATGGACTCTATTTTGCTGATAATGGTAATTTGCTTGCATGCGCTGATGAAGAAAATGAGTTGTGGTCCATCACACCGTATATGGAAGTTGAAGTTTTGGTTGACGATTATAATGGCAAACGGCTCAACGGACCGAATGATCTCTGGCCGGATCCGAAAGGCGGCATCTATTTTACCGACCCTTATTACCAGCGGGAATATTGGGATCATACAGAAAAAGAGATCAAGGAAGAGCGGGTTTACTATCTCACACCTGATCGGGAGGATCTGATTATCGTAGCTGATGATCTGGTTCAGCCAAACGGTATTATTGGAACTCCGGATGGTAACACTCTCTATGTAGCAGACATTGGAGATGGCAAAACCTATTCTTATTCCATAGAGGGGGACGGATCCTTATCAAACAAAACTCTGCTTACTGAGATGGGATCCGACGGAGTGACTCTGGATGAAGAGGGAAATCTCTACTTAACCGGCGATGGTGTCACAGTTTTCAATCAAAATGGAGAACAGATTGAACATATTCCTGTTCCCCAAAACTGGACAGCCAATGTAACATTTGGCGGAGCTGACATGAGAACACTGTTCATAACTGCCAGTACGGCCGTTTACACATTAGATATGAAAATTACCGGAATTCAATAA